From the Tripterygium wilfordii isolate XIE 37 chromosome 6, ASM1340144v1, whole genome shotgun sequence genome, one window contains:
- the LOC120000653 gene encoding uncharacterized protein LOC120000653 has product MERFLGIQHVSKTTTISLKASIEALFATHGLTISRLRDQGYDGASNMCHKKYNDVRDLFNFVTSILNVVGGSCKRRDILRDKQEAKIIEALEGGEISSGRGLNQETTLRRHGDTQWGSHYHTLVRLASMFSSVLDLLEIIRVDGSSSEHKTEVAVLLEVMQSFDFVFTLHLMMKILVLTNELSQARKDQDIENAMDLVKASKIRLRSMRTSGWDSLLEEVSCFCDKHDIDVPNMKDLYKARSRPRRNAPKITNLFHFEVELFNTIIDRQVQGLDNRFTETTTELLRCMACLNPSDSFSPFNKEMLVRLAEFYPEEFSMVDFMVLGNQLETYIIDMRNNEKFSGIKGIAGLAQKMVETKKNVVFPFVYTLITLALILPVATATVERVFSAMNIVKSRLRNRMGDKWMNDSLVVYIEKEIFSSIDNETIMKRFQNMKTQSVTSMTMHPNSATAHDMVDCVNNWSIIVAWVFLYRKIAHDTLYMSSCLNRTINFVRISNNTRWGGDSLDLSLNRVIRVHLREVPSVIDQGRTEDNNHGEDI; this is encoded by the exons ATGGAGCGTTTCCTTGGCATTCAACATGTGTCTAAAACGACAACTATTTCGCTAAAGGCTAGTATTGAAGCTTTATTTGCTACTCATGGTTTAACTATTTCAAGATTACGTGACCAAGGTTATGATGGAGCAAGTAATAT GTGTCACAAAAAATACAATGATGTTAGAGATCTTTTTAACTTTGTCACTAGTATCTTGAATGTTGTTGGAGGATCGTGTAAAAGGCGAGATATCCTTAGAGATAAACAAGAAGCCAAGATCATTGAAGCACTTGAGGGAGGAGAAATTTCAAGTGGAAGGGGTTTGAATCAAGAAACTACTCTAAGACGACATGGTGATACACAGTGGGGCTCACATTATCATACATTGGTTCGGTTGGCTTCTATGTTTTCTTCCGTACTAGATCTACTTGAGATTATTAGAGTGGATGGTTCAAGCTCTGAACATAAGACTGAAGTTGCTGTCTTATTAGAGGTAATGCAATCCTTTGACTTTGTTTTCACTCTTCATTTAATGATGAAAATATTGGTACTTACAAATGAACTTTCACAAGCAAGAAAAGATCAAGACATTGAGAATGCAATGGATTTGGTGAAAGCATCTAAGATACGCTTGAGAAGTATGAGAACTAGTGGTTGGGATAGTTTGTTAGAGGaagtttcatgcttttgtgaCAAGCATGACATTGATGTTCCAAACATGAAAGATTTATATAAAGCTCGTAGCCGTCCAAGAAGGAATGCTCCAAAAATCACCAACTTGTTTCATTTTGAAGTTGAATTGTTTAACACTATCATAGATAGACAAGTTCAAGGGCTTGATAATCGGTTCACTGAGACAACAACAGAATTACTTCGTTGTATGGCATGCTTGAATCCAAGTGACTCCTTTTCTCCTTTCAATAAGGAAATGTTGGTTCGTCTTGCTGAATTCTATCCAGAAGAATTTTCTATGGTGGATTTTATGGTGCTTGGTAATCAACTTGAGACTTATATTATTGATATGCGTAACAATGAAAAATTTTCAGGTATCAAAGGTATTGCGGGTCTTGCTCAAAAGATGGTAGAGACAAAGAAGAATGTAGTGTTTCCGTTCGTGTATACGCTTATCACGTTGGCATTGATCTTACCGGTTGCAACTGCAACTGTGGAGAGGGTATTTTCTGCTATGAATATTGTGAAGAGCCGATTGCGTAACCGAATGGGAGACAAATGGATGAATGATAGCTTGGTTGTCtatattgagaaagaaattTTTAGTAGTATTGATAATGAGACTATTATGAAGCGATTTCAGAATATGAAGACTC aaagtgTGACCTCGATGACAATGCATCCCAACTCCGCCACTGCGCATGACATGGTGGATTGTGTAAACAATTGGTCAATTATAGTTGCTT GGGTATTTTTGTACAGAAAAATAGCACATGATACCCTTTACATGTCATCTTGCCTA AATCGCAcaattaattttgttagaaTATCTAATAACACTCGTTGGGGTGGAGATAG TCTGGATTTATCTCTGAATAGGGTTATTCGGGTACATCTCAGGGAAGTACCCTCAGTCATCGATCAAGGTAGAACCGAGGACAACAATCATGGAGAAGATATTTGA
- the LOC119999480 gene encoding zinc finger MYND domain-containing protein 15 isoform X3, producing the protein MDCAGKGRGTRCVGPPKRRCGGCGAVAYCSVSHQISHWIDHKEECQRLEQQMKGVDVLNDFPFTFTLEATIQVSEKQQTRCLFLSKRGIHRLGMWMYECCCGESAASFGYLSYACLLAGRLRDGWDLSRILCPCQGPVSPITKRLSSWKDFYNWRGIPLLSPVAILLHWPLTIYHAVQVTSTISLSSGNRNGLYIHYLGPEKELTQLAAFGELRALFPGVQLHIELIGPSIPEHRDGEKINILSYAPCVEADCICKPLNENVDTGKSSAVLLQLHRGFYHDRFKDIAKDSTPDLIIAANAGVAAYPSWLPTIELIKELKVPAIFSDYCEEACHLAARCIGSVTNRPLTVRIQLNPFRQPMVVEDSGLFLPCYSNCFLFGM; encoded by the exons ATGGATTGCGCCGGTAAGGGGCGGGGAACTCGGTGCGTGGGTCCACCCAAAAGGCGTTGCGGTGGCTGTGGTGCTGTTGCTTATTGCTCCGTCTCTCATCAG ATTTCACATTGGATTGATCATAAAGAAGAGTGTCAGAGGTTAGAGCAACAAATGAAGGGTGTAGATGTCTTGAATGATTTTCCTTTCACTTTTACCCTAGAAGCTACAATTCAG GTAAGTGAAAAGCAGCAGACGAGATGCTTATTCTTGAGTAAAAGGGGTATCCATCGATTGGGAATGTGGATGTATGAATGCTGTTGTGGGGAATCAGCTGCTTCCTTTGGTTATCTAAG TTATGCATGTCTCTTGGCGGGCAGGCTGCGTGATGGTTGGGATCTTTCACGGATTTTGTGTCCATGTCAAG GGCCTGTCTCTCCAATAACAAAGCGTTTGAGTAGTTGGAAGGATTTCTATAATTGGAGGGGTATCCCATTACTGTCCCCTGTTGCCATCCTTCTTCACTGG CCACTTACTATCTACCATGCTGTTCAAGTCACTAGCACAATAAGTTTGAGTTCTGGAAACAGAAATGGACTATACATACACTACCTCG GGCCTGAGAAAGAACTAACACAACTTGCTGCATTTGGGGAATTGCGTGCACTTTTTCCTGGTGTGCAATTGCATATAGAGCTTATTGGACCTTCAATTCCAGAACACAG GGATGGtgagaaaataaatattctcaGTTATGCTCCTTGTGTGGAGGCAGACTGCATTTGCAAACCTTTGAATGAAAATGTTGATACTGGTAAATCTTCAGCGGTATTGTTGCAGCTTCACAGAGGTTTTTATCATGATCGTTTTAAAGATATAGCGAAG GATTCCACTCCGGATTTAATTATTGCTGCAAATGCTGGAGTTGCTGCTTATCCTAGTTGGTTACCTACCATT GAGCTAATAAAGGAGCTGAAAGTGCCAGCAATATTTTCTGATTACTGTGAAGAAGCTTGTCATCTAGCAGCTCGTTGCATAGGCTCTGTAACTAACCGTCCTCTCACAGTTCGT ATTCAATTAAATCCCTTCAGGCAGCCAATGGTTGTGGAAGATAGTGGTTTGTTTCTTCCTTGCTACTCCAATTGCTTCCTCTTCGGGATGTAA
- the LOC119999480 gene encoding zinc finger MYND domain-containing protein 15 isoform X2: protein MDCAGKGRGTRCVGPPKRRCGGCGAVAYCSVSHQISHWIDHKEECQRLEQQMKGVDVLNDFPFTFTLEATIQVSEKQQTRCLFLSKRGIHRLGMWMYECCCGESAASFGYLRLRDGWDLSRILCPCQGPVSPITKRLSSWKDFYNWRGIPLLSPVAILLHWPLTIYHAVQVTSTISLSSGNRNGLYIHYLGPEKELTQLAAFGELRALFPGVQLHIELIGPSIPEHREVNCFQEDSHYATLDVAQIQRDGEKINILSYAPCVEADCICKPLNENVDTGKSSAVLLQLHRGFYHDRFKDIAKDSTPDLIIAANAGVAAYPSWLPTIELIKELKVPAIFSDYCEEACHLAARCIGSVTNRPLTVRIQLNPFRQPMVVEDSGLFLPCYSNCFLFGM, encoded by the exons ATGGATTGCGCCGGTAAGGGGCGGGGAACTCGGTGCGTGGGTCCACCCAAAAGGCGTTGCGGTGGCTGTGGTGCTGTTGCTTATTGCTCCGTCTCTCATCAG ATTTCACATTGGATTGATCATAAAGAAGAGTGTCAGAGGTTAGAGCAACAAATGAAGGGTGTAGATGTCTTGAATGATTTTCCTTTCACTTTTACCCTAGAAGCTACAATTCAG GTAAGTGAAAAGCAGCAGACGAGATGCTTATTCTTGAGTAAAAGGGGTATCCATCGATTGGGAATGTGGATGTATGAATGCTGTTGTGGGGAATCAGCTGCTTCCTTTGGTTATCTAAG GCTGCGTGATGGTTGGGATCTTTCACGGATTTTGTGTCCATGTCAAG GGCCTGTCTCTCCAATAACAAAGCGTTTGAGTAGTTGGAAGGATTTCTATAATTGGAGGGGTATCCCATTACTGTCCCCTGTTGCCATCCTTCTTCACTGG CCACTTACTATCTACCATGCTGTTCAAGTCACTAGCACAATAAGTTTGAGTTCTGGAAACAGAAATGGACTATACATACACTACCTCG GGCCTGAGAAAGAACTAACACAACTTGCTGCATTTGGGGAATTGCGTGCACTTTTTCCTGGTGTGCAATTGCATATAGAGCTTATTGGACCTTCAATTCCAGAACACAG GGAGGTCAATTGTTTTCAAGAAGACAGCCATTATGCAACTCTTGACGTTGCTCAAATTCAAAG GGATGGtgagaaaataaatattctcaGTTATGCTCCTTGTGTGGAGGCAGACTGCATTTGCAAACCTTTGAATGAAAATGTTGATACTGGTAAATCTTCAGCGGTATTGTTGCAGCTTCACAGAGGTTTTTATCATGATCGTTTTAAAGATATAGCGAAG GATTCCACTCCGGATTTAATTATTGCTGCAAATGCTGGAGTTGCTGCTTATCCTAGTTGGTTACCTACCATT GAGCTAATAAAGGAGCTGAAAGTGCCAGCAATATTTTCTGATTACTGTGAAGAAGCTTGTCATCTAGCAGCTCGTTGCATAGGCTCTGTAACTAACCGTCCTCTCACAGTTCGT ATTCAATTAAATCCCTTCAGGCAGCCAATGGTTGTGGAAGATAGTGGTTTGTTTCTTCCTTGCTACTCCAATTGCTTCCTCTTCGGGATGTAA
- the LOC119999480 gene encoding zinc finger MYND domain-containing protein 15 isoform X1, which yields MDCAGKGRGTRCVGPPKRRCGGCGAVAYCSVSHQISHWIDHKEECQRLEQQMKGVDVLNDFPFTFTLEATIQVSEKQQTRCLFLSKRGIHRLGMWMYECCCGESAASFGYLSYACLLAGRLRDGWDLSRILCPCQGPVSPITKRLSSWKDFYNWRGIPLLSPVAILLHWPLTIYHAVQVTSTISLSSGNRNGLYIHYLGPEKELTQLAAFGELRALFPGVQLHIELIGPSIPEHREVNCFQEDSHYATLDVAQIQRDGEKINILSYAPCVEADCICKPLNENVDTGKSSAVLLQLHRGFYHDRFKDIAKDSTPDLIIAANAGVAAYPSWLPTIELIKELKVPAIFSDYCEEACHLAARCIGSVTNRPLTVRIQLNPFRQPMVVEDSGLFLPCYSNCFLFGM from the exons ATGGATTGCGCCGGTAAGGGGCGGGGAACTCGGTGCGTGGGTCCACCCAAAAGGCGTTGCGGTGGCTGTGGTGCTGTTGCTTATTGCTCCGTCTCTCATCAG ATTTCACATTGGATTGATCATAAAGAAGAGTGTCAGAGGTTAGAGCAACAAATGAAGGGTGTAGATGTCTTGAATGATTTTCCTTTCACTTTTACCCTAGAAGCTACAATTCAG GTAAGTGAAAAGCAGCAGACGAGATGCTTATTCTTGAGTAAAAGGGGTATCCATCGATTGGGAATGTGGATGTATGAATGCTGTTGTGGGGAATCAGCTGCTTCCTTTGGTTATCTAAG TTATGCATGTCTCTTGGCGGGCAGGCTGCGTGATGGTTGGGATCTTTCACGGATTTTGTGTCCATGTCAAG GGCCTGTCTCTCCAATAACAAAGCGTTTGAGTAGTTGGAAGGATTTCTATAATTGGAGGGGTATCCCATTACTGTCCCCTGTTGCCATCCTTCTTCACTGG CCACTTACTATCTACCATGCTGTTCAAGTCACTAGCACAATAAGTTTGAGTTCTGGAAACAGAAATGGACTATACATACACTACCTCG GGCCTGAGAAAGAACTAACACAACTTGCTGCATTTGGGGAATTGCGTGCACTTTTTCCTGGTGTGCAATTGCATATAGAGCTTATTGGACCTTCAATTCCAGAACACAG GGAGGTCAATTGTTTTCAAGAAGACAGCCATTATGCAACTCTTGACGTTGCTCAAATTCAAAG GGATGGtgagaaaataaatattctcaGTTATGCTCCTTGTGTGGAGGCAGACTGCATTTGCAAACCTTTGAATGAAAATGTTGATACTGGTAAATCTTCAGCGGTATTGTTGCAGCTTCACAGAGGTTTTTATCATGATCGTTTTAAAGATATAGCGAAG GATTCCACTCCGGATTTAATTATTGCTGCAAATGCTGGAGTTGCTGCTTATCCTAGTTGGTTACCTACCATT GAGCTAATAAAGGAGCTGAAAGTGCCAGCAATATTTTCTGATTACTGTGAAGAAGCTTGTCATCTAGCAGCTCGTTGCATAGGCTCTGTAACTAACCGTCCTCTCACAGTTCGT ATTCAATTAAATCCCTTCAGGCAGCCAATGGTTGTGGAAGATAGTGGTTTGTTTCTTCCTTGCTACTCCAATTGCTTCCTCTTCGGGATGTAA
- the LOC119999480 gene encoding zinc finger MYND domain-containing protein 15 isoform X4, with the protein MDCAGKGRGTRCVGPPKRRCGGCGAVAYCSVSHQISHWIDHKEECQRLEQQMKGVDVLNDFPFTFTLEATIQVSEKQQTRCLFLSKRGIHRLGMWMYECCCGESAASFGYLRLRDGWDLSRILCPCQGPVSPITKRLSSWKDFYNWRGIPLLSPVAILLHWPLTIYHAVQVTSTISLSSGNRNGLYIHYLGPEKELTQLAAFGELRALFPGVQLHIELIGPSIPEHRDGEKINILSYAPCVEADCICKPLNENVDTGKSSAVLLQLHRGFYHDRFKDIAKDSTPDLIIAANAGVAAYPSWLPTIELIKELKVPAIFSDYCEEACHLAARCIGSVTNRPLTVRIQLNPFRQPMVVEDSGLFLPCYSNCFLFGM; encoded by the exons ATGGATTGCGCCGGTAAGGGGCGGGGAACTCGGTGCGTGGGTCCACCCAAAAGGCGTTGCGGTGGCTGTGGTGCTGTTGCTTATTGCTCCGTCTCTCATCAG ATTTCACATTGGATTGATCATAAAGAAGAGTGTCAGAGGTTAGAGCAACAAATGAAGGGTGTAGATGTCTTGAATGATTTTCCTTTCACTTTTACCCTAGAAGCTACAATTCAG GTAAGTGAAAAGCAGCAGACGAGATGCTTATTCTTGAGTAAAAGGGGTATCCATCGATTGGGAATGTGGATGTATGAATGCTGTTGTGGGGAATCAGCTGCTTCCTTTGGTTATCTAAG GCTGCGTGATGGTTGGGATCTTTCACGGATTTTGTGTCCATGTCAAG GGCCTGTCTCTCCAATAACAAAGCGTTTGAGTAGTTGGAAGGATTTCTATAATTGGAGGGGTATCCCATTACTGTCCCCTGTTGCCATCCTTCTTCACTGG CCACTTACTATCTACCATGCTGTTCAAGTCACTAGCACAATAAGTTTGAGTTCTGGAAACAGAAATGGACTATACATACACTACCTCG GGCCTGAGAAAGAACTAACACAACTTGCTGCATTTGGGGAATTGCGTGCACTTTTTCCTGGTGTGCAATTGCATATAGAGCTTATTGGACCTTCAATTCCAGAACACAG GGATGGtgagaaaataaatattctcaGTTATGCTCCTTGTGTGGAGGCAGACTGCATTTGCAAACCTTTGAATGAAAATGTTGATACTGGTAAATCTTCAGCGGTATTGTTGCAGCTTCACAGAGGTTTTTATCATGATCGTTTTAAAGATATAGCGAAG GATTCCACTCCGGATTTAATTATTGCTGCAAATGCTGGAGTTGCTGCTTATCCTAGTTGGTTACCTACCATT GAGCTAATAAAGGAGCTGAAAGTGCCAGCAATATTTTCTGATTACTGTGAAGAAGCTTGTCATCTAGCAGCTCGTTGCATAGGCTCTGTAACTAACCGTCCTCTCACAGTTCGT ATTCAATTAAATCCCTTCAGGCAGCCAATGGTTGTGGAAGATAGTGGTTTGTTTCTTCCTTGCTACTCCAATTGCTTCCTCTTCGGGATGTAA
- the LOC120000916 gene encoding two-component response regulator ARR4-like isoform X1, with amino-acid sequence MPGMTGYDLLKKIKVNSESDSSFQSLKVCVSSCQILIFFCEQESSALREIPVVIMSSENVVTRIDRCLEEGAEDFIVKPVKLADVKRLKDYMTRDGNQERRINNKRKLPETCDLCSSSPSVSSSSSTSPSQLPSQSPSLSPSPSPSCSTPSSPPPSSSDSPSPSPSPSPSASAPCSPPPLESPTRRLKMSCLD; translated from the coding sequence atgcctggaatgaCAGGATACGActtgctgaagaaaatcaaggtaAACAGTGAGTCAGATTCATCATTTCAGAGTTTGAAGGTTTGCGTTTCGAGTTGTcagattttgattttcttttgtgagcaggaatcgtctgccttgagagagattccggtggtaatcatgtcatctgagaacgtagtgactcgaatcgacagatgcttggaagaaggagcagaggattttattgtaaagcccgTGAAGTTggcagatgtgaagcgcttgaaagattacatgaccagagacggaaaccaagagagacgcatcaacaacaagagaaagcttccagagacttgtgatctatgttcatcatcaccgtccGTCTCATCATCGTCTTCGACATCGCCATCACAATTGCCGTCGCAATCTCCGTCGCTGTCAccatcaccgtcaccgtcatgCTCCACTCCCAGCTCTCCGCCACCATCGTCGTCAGATTCTccttcaccatcaccatcaccatcaccatcagcaTCAGCGCCgtgttctccaccaccgttggaatctcCTACCAGACGGCTTAAAATGTCCTGCTTGGATTAG
- the LOC119999480 gene encoding zinc finger MYND domain-containing protein 15 isoform X5 encodes MDCAGKGRGTRCVGPPKRRCGGCGAVAYCSVSHQISHWIDHKEECQRLEQQMKGVDVLNDFPFTFTLEATIQVSEKQQTRCLFLSKRGIHRLGMWMYECCCGESAASFGYLSYACLLAGRLRDGWDLSRILCPCQGPVSPITKRLSSWKDFYNWRGIPLLSPVAILLHWPLTIYHAVQVTSTISLSSGNRNGLYIHYLGPEKELTQLAAFGELRALFPGVQLHIELIGPSIPEHREVNCFQEDSHYATLDVAQIQRDGEKINILSYAPCVEADCICKPLNENVDTGKSSAVLLQLHRGFYHDRFKDIAKFISGEILYVLGCASAPDEPFIDRIPLRI; translated from the exons ATGGATTGCGCCGGTAAGGGGCGGGGAACTCGGTGCGTGGGTCCACCCAAAAGGCGTTGCGGTGGCTGTGGTGCTGTTGCTTATTGCTCCGTCTCTCATCAG ATTTCACATTGGATTGATCATAAAGAAGAGTGTCAGAGGTTAGAGCAACAAATGAAGGGTGTAGATGTCTTGAATGATTTTCCTTTCACTTTTACCCTAGAAGCTACAATTCAG GTAAGTGAAAAGCAGCAGACGAGATGCTTATTCTTGAGTAAAAGGGGTATCCATCGATTGGGAATGTGGATGTATGAATGCTGTTGTGGGGAATCAGCTGCTTCCTTTGGTTATCTAAG TTATGCATGTCTCTTGGCGGGCAGGCTGCGTGATGGTTGGGATCTTTCACGGATTTTGTGTCCATGTCAAG GGCCTGTCTCTCCAATAACAAAGCGTTTGAGTAGTTGGAAGGATTTCTATAATTGGAGGGGTATCCCATTACTGTCCCCTGTTGCCATCCTTCTTCACTGG CCACTTACTATCTACCATGCTGTTCAAGTCACTAGCACAATAAGTTTGAGTTCTGGAAACAGAAATGGACTATACATACACTACCTCG GGCCTGAGAAAGAACTAACACAACTTGCTGCATTTGGGGAATTGCGTGCACTTTTTCCTGGTGTGCAATTGCATATAGAGCTTATTGGACCTTCAATTCCAGAACACAG GGAGGTCAATTGTTTTCAAGAAGACAGCCATTATGCAACTCTTGACGTTGCTCAAATTCAAAG GGATGGtgagaaaataaatattctcaGTTATGCTCCTTGTGTGGAGGCAGACTGCATTTGCAAACCTTTGAATGAAAATGTTGATACTGGTAAATCTTCAGCGGTATTGTTGCAGCTTCACAGAGGTTTTTATCATGATCGTTTTAAAGATATAGCGAAG TTTATCTCTGGTGAGATTCTTTATGTGCTTGGGTGTGCGTCAGCTCCTGATGAGCCGTTTATTGATAGGATTCCACTCCGGATTTAA
- the LOC120000916 gene encoding two-component response regulator ARR4-like isoform X2, which translates to MPGMTGYDLLKKIKESSALREIPVVIMSSENVVTRIDRCLEEGAEDFIVKPVKLADVKRLKDYMTRDGNQERRINNKRKLPETCDLCSSSPSVSSSSSTSPSQLPSQSPSLSPSPSPSCSTPSSPPPSSSDSPSPSPSPSPSASAPCSPPPLESPTRRLKMSCLD; encoded by the exons atgcctggaatgaCAGGATACGActtgctgaagaaaatcaag gaatcgtctgccttgagagagattccggtggtaatcatgtcatctgagaacgtagtgactcgaatcgacagatgcttggaagaaggagcagaggattttattgtaaagcccgTGAAGTTggcagatgtgaagcgcttgaaagattacatgaccagagacggaaaccaagagagacgcatcaacaacaagagaaagcttccagagacttgtgatctatgttcatcatcaccgtccGTCTCATCATCGTCTTCGACATCGCCATCACAATTGCCGTCGCAATCTCCGTCGCTGTCAccatcaccgtcaccgtcatgCTCCACTCCCAGCTCTCCGCCACCATCGTCGTCAGATTCTccttcaccatcaccatcaccatcaccatcagcaTCAGCGCCgtgttctccaccaccgttggaatctcCTACCAGACGGCTTAAAATGTCCTGCTTGGATTAG
- the LOC120001029 gene encoding non-functional NADPH-dependent codeinone reductase 2-like — translation MASSQVPQVLLSSSGGHKMPLLGLGTATFPPVGPQATKSAILQAIELGYRHFDTASFYLTEQPIGEAIAEALSCGLIKSRDDLFITSKLWCNDGHPELVLPALKKSLENLKLEYLDLYLIHWPVSTKPGGSAKDRVRNREFLPMDYTSVWKAMEECQTFGLTKSIGVSNFSCTKLGYILATARIPPAVNEVEFKPLWQQKKLMEFCKANGVILTAYSVLGSTGTMWGNNRVMEDRVLNQIAEARGKSVAQVSLRWAYEQGVCALVKSFNKERMKENLNIFNWALTTEEAKKISEIEQVRGYLGEQFISIDGPFKTVEELWDGEV, via the exons ATGGCATCTTCCCAAGTTCCTCAAGTCCTCCTGAGCTCGAGTGGCGGCCACAAAATGCCTTTGTTGGGCCTGGGAACAGCAACCTTCCCTCCTGTTGGACCACAAGCCACTAAATCAGCAATTCTCCAGGCAATTGAGCTTGGTTACAGACACTTTGACACAGCGTCATTTTATCTCACAGAGCAGCCCATTGGTGAGGCCATAGCCGAAGCACTTTCTTGCGGCTTAATCAAATCCCGCGATGACCTCTTCATAACCTCCAAGCTATGGTGCAATGATGGCCACCCTGAACTAGTCCTCCCTGCCCTCAAGAAAAGCCTAGA AAACCTCAAGTTGGAGTATCTTGATCTCTATCTTATTCACTGGCCAGTGAGCACAAAACCAGGGGGGTCCGCCAAGGATCGAGTAAGGAATAGAGAGTTTCTTCCCATGGACTATACATCTGTTTGGAAAGCCATGGAAGAATGTCAGACATTTGGCCTCACCAAGTCCATTGGAGTCAGCAATTTCTCTTGTACAAAGCTTGGTTACATCCTAGCTACCGCAAGGATCCCTCCGGCTGTCAATGAA GTGGAGTTTAAACCACTGTGGCAACAAAAGAAGCTCATGGAATTCTGCAAGGCAAATGGAGTCATCTTGACAGCCTACTCAGTTTTAGGATCAACAGGAACCATGTGGGGAAACAACAGGGTGATGGAGGACAGGGTACTCAATCAAATTGCTGAGGCACGAGGAAAATCGGTGGCCCAG GTGTCTTTGAGATGGGCATATGAGCAAGGGGTGTGTGCATTGGTGAAGAGTTTCAACAAggagagaatgaaagaaaaccTCAACATATTCAACTGGGCATTGACTACGGAAGAGGCCAAAAAGATTAGTGAGATTGAGCAAGTCAGAGGATACCTCGGAGAACAATtcatctccatagatgggcCTTTCAAGACAGTTGAGGAGCTTTGGGATGGAGAGGTTTGA
- the LOC120000652 gene encoding uncharacterized mitochondrial protein AtMg00810-like has protein sequence MSDLGSLHFFLGLEVKQGKDGVFVSQKKYATDLLKKFNMLNCKMAATPMNVNEKLQLEDGTEKANARNFRSLVGGLIYLTNTRPDIAFSMSIVSRFMHSPSKQHFGAAKRIMRYIAGTVDYGIWFTNVPDFKLFGFTNSDWAGSIDDRKSTSGNIFKLGSGAVTWSSKKQAMTALSSTEAEYVAATSSVCQAIWLRRLLADLHQEQTGATQIFCDNKSTIAMAKNPAFHDRMKHIDIRYHFIREQVATGIIALKFCNTHEQGQLIQVVEQKHHISVLKGWIFAPVLLGAPTDLDDAHPPYGALYCHFEVVDQQIHWEISL, from the exons ATGTCAGATTTGGGCTCACTTCATTTTTTCCTTGGCCTTGAAGTGAAACAAGGAAAAGATGGAGTATTTGTCTCTCAAAAGAAATATGCTACTGATCTCCTTAAAAAGTTTAATATGTTGAATTGTAAGATGGCAGCTACACCTATGAATGTAAATGAGAAACTGCAGCTTGAAGATGGAACAGAGAAAGCAAATGCAAGGAACTTTAGAAGCTTGGTTGGTGGTTTGATTTATTTGACTAATACTCGACCTGATATTGCATTCTCTATGAGCATAGTTTCCAGGTTTATGCACAGTCCTTCTAAGCAACATTTTGGAGCGGCAAAGAGAATTATGCGCTATATTGCTGGAACCGTGGACTATGGAATATGGTTCACTAATGTTCCTGACTTTAAGTTATTTGGTTTCACTAATAGTGATTGGGCAGGTTCAATTGATGATAGAAAAAGCACTTCAGGAAACATTTTTAAGCTTGGGTCAGGAGCTGTCACTTGGAGCTCAAAGAAACAAGCAATGACCGCGTTGTCTTCTACAGAAGCGGAGTACGTAGCTGCAACTTCTTCTGTGTGTCAAGCTATATGGCTAAGGAGACTTCTTGCAGATCTTCATCAAGAACAAACAGGGGCAACTCAGATTTTTTGTGACAACAAGTCAACAATTGCAATGGCTAAAAATCCAGCATTTCATGATCGGATGAAGCATATAGATATCCGATATCACTTCATTCGAGAGCAAGTTGCAACTGGAATTATAGCCTTGAAGTTCTGCAACACTCATGAGCAA GGACAACTTATACAAGTTGTGGAACAAAAACATCATATTTCAGTATTAAAAGGTTGGATTTTCGCTCCAGTACTCCTAGGTGCCCCCACGGATTTGGATGATGCGCACCCGCCCTATGGGGCGCTGTACTGCCACTTTGAGGTTGTGGATCAGCAAATACACTGGGAAATTTCGCTCTAG